A portion of the Deinococcus peraridilitoris DSM 19664 genome contains these proteins:
- a CDS encoding S8 family peptidase, with translation MKQGKWFLLGLGSLLLGSCGQLLSNAVSNPVTSAKTAEMLSVQGVGAQNRYIIVFKSEQLPADAAQRVRQAGGKPTKQLASVGVMTAIGNAAFAQRLGRDSAVLSIGKEHLYTLPQLERAQAASVAGQGDVGARDQWDMRRIGAFSTAQRVGAARQQAVTVAVLDTGVMSDHPDLAGQVAYSVGTNYCQETGKDGTTGYPVYSRLIDFDQTPNFSGDSEDCVSANATYEAHGTHVSGTIAAKVGGGDIVGVAPNVKIAGYKVFDRYRFTDAGKVYEGVGGFDGPIFAAILDAASKKVAVLNMSLGGTLDRSNKDDNASWIAWSRVMKIANQTGTLIVAAAGNSAENSNGTIAHIPSDVSSIMSVSATGVASLRTDASGDLVAAGPDVMAFYSNFGASTDISAPGGDCGTNPANGQSWCIGANRANRPADWYKHLIYSSVINETTGEATYDYYAGTSMASPHVAGVAALLKAVHPEYSPNQLRSQLKNSAENVGQQQQFGAGLVNALNAIR, from the coding sequence ATGAAACAGGGGAAATGGTTTTTGCTCGGTCTGGGGTCGTTGCTGCTGGGGTCATGTGGACAGCTGTTGTCGAACGCTGTCTCGAATCCTGTCACTTCTGCCAAGACAGCGGAGATGCTCAGCGTACAGGGTGTTGGTGCTCAGAACCGCTACATCATCGTGTTCAAGAGCGAGCAACTGCCTGCTGACGCTGCACAACGCGTCAGGCAGGCTGGAGGCAAACCGACCAAGCAGCTCGCGTCTGTCGGTGTCATGACCGCCATTGGCAATGCGGCCTTCGCGCAGCGCCTGGGGCGTGACAGCGCCGTACTGAGCATTGGCAAGGAGCATCTCTACACCCTGCCGCAACTTGAGCGTGCACAAGCAGCATCGGTGGCTGGACAAGGCGACGTCGGCGCACGGGATCAGTGGGACATGCGGCGAATTGGGGCGTTCAGTACTGCGCAGCGTGTAGGAGCTGCAAGACAGCAGGCCGTAACGGTGGCTGTGCTCGACACGGGCGTAATGAGCGACCACCCCGACCTTGCAGGACAGGTCGCCTACAGCGTGGGCACCAACTACTGCCAGGAAACGGGCAAGGACGGCACCACCGGTTACCCGGTCTACAGCCGCCTCATCGACTTTGATCAAACCCCTAACTTCAGCGGCGACAGCGAGGACTGCGTCAGCGCCAACGCCACCTACGAAGCGCACGGGACGCACGTTTCGGGCACCATCGCGGCTAAGGTGGGCGGCGGTGACATCGTCGGCGTGGCTCCGAACGTCAAGATCGCCGGCTACAAGGTCTTCGACCGCTACCGCTTCACGGACGCCGGCAAAGTCTACGAGGGCGTCGGCGGCTTTGACGGACCCATCTTCGCGGCCATTCTGGACGCGGCCAGCAAAAAGGTCGCCGTCCTCAATATGAGCCTGGGCGGCACGCTCGACCGCAGCAACAAGGACGACAATGCTTCGTGGATCGCCTGGTCACGTGTCATGAAAATCGCCAATCAGACGGGCACCTTGATCGTCGCGGCGGCAGGCAACTCAGCTGAGAACTCCAACGGCACCATCGCGCACATCCCCTCGGACGTGTCCTCAATCATGTCGGTTTCGGCCACAGGTGTGGCCAGCCTGAGGACCGACGCCAGCGGTGACCTCGTAGCGGCCGGTCCCGATGTGATGGCGTTTTACTCCAACTTCGGTGCCAGTACCGACATCAGCGCGCCGGGGGGCGATTGTGGCACCAACCCCGCCAACGGGCAAAGCTGGTGTATTGGCGCCAACCGCGCGAACCGCCCGGCTGACTGGTACAAGCACCTGATTTACTCCAGCGTCATCAATGAAACGACTGGTGAGGCCACCTACGATTACTATGCAGGCACGTCGATGGCCTCGCCGCACGTTGCCGGGGTCGCGGCCCTGCTCAAGGCTGTTCATCCCGAGTACAGCCCCAATCAGCTGCGTTCCCAGCTCAAGAACAGCGCCGAGAACGTTGGTCAGCAACAGCAGTTTGGTGCCGGACTTGTGAATGCGCTGAACGCTATCCGCTGA
- the lysS gene encoding homocitrate synthase, giving the protein MTQSDSTPAIPATSWAIIDSTLREGEQFARANFSGDDKLEVARALDAFGVEFIEVTTPMASPQSELDARRLVNLGLNAKIITHVRCAMEDARRAIDTGVHGIDLLFGTSSYLREFSHGKNIEQIIDQARDVISFVKSQGVTVRFSAEDTFRSQERDLLAVYRAVDEVGVHRVGLADTVGVATPRQVYALVREVRRAVSCDIEFHGHNDTGCAVSNAYEAVEAGATHIDTSVLGIGERNGITPLGGFLARMFTLDPQGLIDKYHLELLPQLDAMIARMVDLPIPWNNYLTGEFAYNHKAGMHLKAIYLNPGAYEAIPPEVFGVGRRVQVGSRLTGKHAVAYKARELGLHFGEDALRTVTDHIKALADHGDLDDAHLERVLREWVSA; this is encoded by the coding sequence GTGACCCAAAGTGACTCCACCCCGGCTATCCCTGCGACCTCGTGGGCCATCATCGACTCCACGCTGCGTGAAGGCGAACAGTTCGCGCGCGCCAATTTCTCCGGTGACGACAAACTGGAAGTCGCGCGGGCCCTCGACGCCTTTGGGGTGGAGTTCATCGAGGTCACCACGCCCATGGCCTCGCCGCAAAGCGAACTCGACGCCCGGCGGCTCGTGAATCTCGGCCTGAACGCCAAGATCATCACCCACGTCCGCTGCGCCATGGAAGACGCCCGGCGGGCCATCGACACGGGGGTTCACGGCATCGACCTGCTCTTTGGCACCAGCAGCTACCTGCGCGAGTTCAGTCACGGCAAGAACATCGAGCAGATCATCGATCAGGCACGCGACGTGATCAGCTTCGTGAAAAGCCAGGGCGTCACGGTGCGCTTCAGCGCCGAGGATACTTTCCGCAGCCAGGAGCGCGACCTGCTGGCCGTCTACCGCGCCGTCGACGAGGTGGGCGTCCACCGCGTGGGGCTGGCCGACACCGTCGGGGTCGCCACGCCCCGCCAGGTTTACGCCCTGGTACGCGAAGTACGCCGCGCGGTGAGCTGCGACATCGAGTTCCACGGGCACAACGACACCGGCTGCGCTGTCAGCAACGCCTACGAGGCCGTCGAGGCGGGTGCCACTCACATCGATACCAGCGTGCTGGGCATCGGCGAGCGCAACGGCATCACGCCGCTCGGTGGCTTCCTGGCCCGCATGTTCACCCTTGATCCGCAGGGCCTGATCGACAAGTACCACCTCGAACTGCTGCCGCAGCTCGACGCGATGATCGCGCGCATGGTGGACCTGCCAATTCCCTGGAACAACTACCTGACCGGCGAGTTCGCCTACAACCACAAGGCCGGCATGCACCTCAAGGCCATCTACCTCAATCCCGGCGCCTACGAAGCCATTCCGCCCGAAGTCTTCGGGGTAGGGCGGCGCGTGCAGGTTGGCAGCCGCCTGACCGGCAAGCACGCCGTGGCGTACAAGGCCCGCGAACTCGGTTTGCACTTCGGTGAGGACGCCCTGCGCACCGTCACCGACCACATCAAGGCCCTCGCCGACCACGGCGACCTCGACGACGCTCACCTGGAGCGCGTGCTGCGCGAATGGGTCAGCGCCTGA
- a CDS encoding 3-isopropylmalate dehydratase large subunit: protein MTSTPSRPQSMAEKILSRRSSTTVYAGDLAVVEVDQVMIVDSIAQSVIGVLADLEATPKFPERVSFVIDHVAPASTVSVAQAQKEAREYATRTGCRLFDVGRGICHQVLVEEKLARPGWIVLGSDSHSTTYGAVAAFGTGMGATDIALAAASGKTWLKVPESVKVTLSGELRPGVTAKDVALEMIRMLGADGATYQSIEIHAGERFSRGERMTLANLCVEAGAKAGLVVPGGEVLTAYGYDFPEWVYPDEGATYVRAVHIDLNTLNARMSAPSEVDNVHDVSALRGLKVDQVFIGTCTNGRLEDLHAAAEVLRGQRVSPHTRLLVIPASSTVMEDALRDGTLLTLMQAGAILGTPGCGPCMGRHQGVLAPGEVCVSTSNRNFIGRMGAADAQIYLASPAVAAATAVAGRIALPEDVREGAVA from the coding sequence ATGACATCTACTCCTTCCCGCCCGCAGTCGATGGCGGAAAAAATCCTTTCGCGGCGTTCGAGCACAACCGTGTACGCCGGTGACCTCGCGGTCGTCGAGGTCGATCAGGTGATGATCGTCGACTCGATCGCCCAGAGCGTCATCGGGGTGCTCGCCGACCTCGAGGCCACGCCCAAGTTCCCCGAGCGGGTCTCGTTCGTGATCGACCACGTCGCGCCCGCCAGCACCGTCAGCGTCGCGCAGGCCCAGAAGGAAGCGCGCGAATACGCCACCAGGACCGGCTGCCGCCTGTTCGACGTAGGGCGCGGCATCTGCCATCAGGTGCTGGTCGAGGAAAAGCTCGCGCGTCCCGGCTGGATCGTGCTGGGCAGCGACAGCCACAGCACCACTTACGGCGCGGTGGCGGCCTTCGGCACGGGCATGGGCGCCACCGACATCGCCCTGGCCGCCGCCAGCGGCAAGACCTGGCTCAAGGTGCCCGAAAGTGTCAAGGTGACCCTCTCGGGCGAGCTGCGTCCCGGCGTCACCGCCAAGGACGTCGCGCTGGAGATGATCCGGATGCTCGGTGCGGACGGCGCGACGTACCAGTCGATCGAAATTCACGCCGGAGAGCGCTTTTCACGCGGCGAGCGTATGACCCTGGCCAACCTGTGCGTCGAGGCAGGCGCCAAGGCCGGTCTGGTCGTGCCAGGCGGCGAGGTGCTCACCGCCTACGGCTACGACTTTCCCGAATGGGTCTATCCCGACGAGGGCGCGACCTACGTGCGCGCCGTTCACATCGACCTGAACACGCTCAACGCCCGCATGAGCGCGCCCAGCGAGGTCGACAACGTGCACGACGTGAGCGCGCTGCGCGGCCTGAAGGTCGATCAGGTGTTCATCGGCACCTGCACCAACGGCCGCCTCGAAGATTTGCACGCCGCCGCCGAGGTGCTGCGCGGGCAGCGCGTCTCTCCGCACACGCGCCTGCTGGTGATTCCCGCCAGCAGCACCGTGATGGAGGACGCTCTGCGGGACGGCACCCTGCTGACCCTGATGCAGGCAGGCGCCATTCTCGGAACGCCGGGCTGCGGACCCTGCATGGGCCGCCACCAGGGTGTGCTGGCACCCGGTGAGGTGTGCGTCTCGACCAGCAACCGCAACTTCATCGGGCGCATGGGCGCGGCCGACGCGCAGATCTACCTCGCCTCTCCTGCCGTGGCCGCCGCCACCGCCGTTGCGGGCCGTATCGCGCTGCCAGAGGACGTGCGGGAAGGAGCGGTGGCGTGA
- a CDS encoding damage-inducible protein DinB produces the protein MLQAALSGGAGFREVGEILVGLKYENAIRSVPGAAHTIYELLWHLEFVQRQLLGEAAGQEIDWQEQASWWPRETPSEAEFGRLLRDLQVNLAHAQMLAESPSALAQGALLDLAVHSAYHWGQVVQLRRQLGDWPAPGWGA, from the coding sequence ATGCTGCAGGCCGCCCTGAGCGGCGGGGCGGGGTTTCGGGAGGTGGGCGAGATTCTGGTCGGGCTGAAGTACGAAAACGCCATCCGAAGCGTACCCGGCGCGGCTCATACCATCTATGAGCTCCTGTGGCACCTGGAGTTCGTGCAGCGCCAGCTGCTCGGTGAGGCGGCCGGTCAGGAGATCGATTGGCAAGAGCAGGCGTCGTGGTGGCCACGAGAAACCCCGAGCGAAGCCGAGTTCGGCCGCCTGCTCCGCGATCTGCAGGTGAACCTGGCGCACGCCCAGATGCTCGCCGAAAGCCCCTCCGCGCTGGCGCAGGGCGCACTGCTCGACCTGGCGGTGCACAGCGCCTACCACTGGGGCCAGGTCGTGCAGCTGCGCCGCCAGTTGGGTGACTGGCCCGCTCCGGGGTGGGGGGCGTGA
- a CDS encoding 3-isopropylmalate dehydratase small subunit (catalyzes the formation of homoisocitrate from cis-homoaconitate) yields MPKVWKFGDGVNTDDILPGKYAPFMVGEDVFQTYAFHHFRPEFAPNVKRGDVLVGGRNWGLGSSREYAPMALRKLGIGGIIAASFARIHYRNLLNLGIPAFEAPDLIGQLGDGDEVTLDVNAGILRRGHDEFQLGAPPEFLREALREGSILEFYRKYQRFPGEEPT; encoded by the coding sequence ATGCCTAAAGTCTGGAAGTTCGGGGACGGCGTCAACACCGACGACATCCTGCCTGGCAAGTACGCCCCCTTTATGGTCGGCGAGGACGTCTTTCAGACTTACGCGTTTCATCACTTCCGTCCGGAGTTCGCTCCGAACGTGAAACGCGGAGACGTGCTGGTCGGCGGGCGCAACTGGGGCCTGGGATCCAGCCGCGAATATGCCCCGATGGCGCTGCGCAAGCTGGGCATTGGGGGGATCATCGCGGCTTCGTTTGCTCGCATTCATTACCGCAACCTGCTCAACCTGGGCATTCCCGCCTTTGAAGCTCCCGACCTGATCGGGCAACTGGGTGACGGCGACGAGGTCACGCTCGACGTGAACGCGGGCATCCTCAGGCGTGGTCATGATGAATTTCAGCTGGGCGCGCCCCCGGAGTTTCTGCGTGAAGCGCTGAGGGAAGGCAGCATCCTGGAGTTTTACCGCAAGTACCAGCGCTTTCCGGGAGAGGAGCCGACATGA
- the argC gene encoding N-acetyl-gamma-glutamyl-phosphate reductase: MTRLKVAIVGGSGYAGGEFLRLALAHPMLEVTQVTSERNAGSPVTFVHPNLRSRSTLKFKKLADLEPCDVLILALPHGNAAKRLAQFEGLAGTIIDLSADFRIKDPERYKKYYDEDHPAPDKLGEWVYGNPELHREELRGATRIACAGCFATTVILALYPLLKLGVPLPKDIIATGLVGSSAAGASASDSSHHPEREGSLRVYKATGHRHHAEVEQELPGNFPIHLSAISTPRIRGILTTASLFIPDGYSERDVWGAYREVYAEEPFIRIVKVRQGIHRYPDPKLLDGTNFCDIGFEADQDSGRVVVMSAIDNLVKGTAGHALQSLNIAQGWDEALGLEFMGLHPA, encoded by the coding sequence ATGACCAGACTGAAAGTAGCCATCGTGGGCGGTTCCGGATACGCGGGAGGAGAATTCCTGCGTCTCGCGCTCGCTCACCCCATGCTGGAGGTGACCCAGGTCACCAGCGAACGCAACGCCGGATCGCCGGTCACCTTCGTGCATCCCAACCTGCGCTCGCGCAGCACCCTCAAGTTCAAGAAGCTGGCCGACCTCGAACCCTGCGACGTACTGATCCTGGCGCTGCCGCACGGCAACGCCGCCAAGCGCCTCGCACAGTTCGAGGGTCTGGCGGGCACCATCATCGACCTCAGCGCCGACTTCCGCATCAAGGATCCGGAGCGCTACAAGAAGTACTACGACGAGGATCACCCTGCCCCGGACAAGCTGGGCGAGTGGGTCTACGGCAACCCTGAACTGCACCGCGAGGAGTTGCGCGGCGCGACGCGCATCGCCTGTGCGGGCTGCTTTGCCACGACCGTGATTCTGGCGCTCTATCCCTTGCTCAAGCTCGGCGTACCGCTGCCAAAGGACATCATCGCCACGGGCCTGGTTGGTTCGAGCGCGGCGGGCGCGAGCGCCAGCGACAGCAGCCATCACCCCGAACGGGAAGGCAGCCTGCGTGTCTACAAGGCCACCGGGCACCGCCACCATGCGGAAGTCGAGCAGGAACTGCCGGGCAACTTCCCGATTCACCTGTCGGCCATCAGCACTCCCAGAATTCGCGGCATCCTGACCACCGCGAGCCTGTTCATTCCCGACGGCTACAGCGAGCGCGACGTGTGGGGCGCTTACCGTGAGGTGTACGCCGAGGAGCCGTTCATTCGCATCGTCAAGGTGCGTCAGGGCATTCACCGCTATCCCGACCCCAAGCTGCTCGACGGCACCAACTTCTGCGACATCGGCTTCGAGGCCGATCAGGACTCGGGTCGCGTGGTCGTGATGAGCGCCATCGACAACCTGGTCAAGGGCACCGCCGGTCACGCCCTGCAGTCGCTGAACATCGCGCAGGGCTGGGACGAGGCGCTGGGCCTGGAGTTCATGGGCCTTCACCCGGCCTGA
- a CDS encoding PhzF family phenazine biosynthesis protein, translated as MGQRLMLMPKVNHYRVFADAPHGGKHVAIASAAEPLTGAEMQQQARESGAPLTAFITALHGNEVWVRFFTPGKEKGDSDSGALVIAEYLQRFSLVGDHLTVHAGASVLHVERTPEGWGSRQEETHAGREIDPTLLLDALHLGAHALDPRYPVQACGADRHNIILPLRDSADLDALRPDFDAVRHFNEHSGTNGVIACTFNSARASDVDFRFFAPRRGLSEDNAGSYTLATLCGYLTAHRPQLREISATQGYGMHKPSRLHARFARENETATGIVVSGAVQQDVKTVPLEVLA; from the coding sequence ATGGGTCAGCGCCTGATGCTGATGCCCAAGGTGAACCATTACCGGGTCTTTGCCGACGCGCCGCACGGCGGCAAGCATGTTGCCATCGCGAGCGCCGCCGAGCCGCTGACGGGGGCCGAGATGCAGCAGCAGGCGAGAGAGAGCGGCGCGCCCCTCACCGCGTTCATCACCGCTCTGCACGGCAACGAAGTCTGGGTTCGTTTCTTCACGCCGGGCAAAGAAAAGGGGGACAGCGACAGCGGCGCCCTGGTGATCGCCGAGTACCTGCAACGCTTCAGCCTGGTCGGCGATCACCTCACCGTCCATGCGGGCGCGAGCGTCCTGCACGTGGAGCGGACACCCGAAGGCTGGGGCAGCAGACAGGAAGAAACCCACGCGGGGCGGGAAATCGACCCCACGCTGCTGCTCGACGCCCTACACCTGGGTGCCCATGCGCTCGACCCGCGTTACCCGGTGCAGGCCTGTGGCGCGGACCGTCACAACATCATCCTGCCGCTGCGCGACAGCGCAGACCTCGACGCGCTGCGACCGGATTTCGACGCAGTCCGTCACTTCAACGAGCACAGCGGCACCAACGGCGTCATCGCCTGCACCTTCAATTCGGCGCGTGCCTCGGACGTGGACTTCCGCTTTTTTGCTCCCAGGCGCGGCCTCAGCGAGGACAACGCGGGCAGTTACACCCTGGCCACCCTGTGCGGCTACCTGACCGCGCACCGGCCCCAGCTGCGGGAAATCAGCGCCACCCAGGGCTACGGCATGCATAAACCATCGCGCCTGCACGCCCGCTTTGCGCGCGAGAATGAAACGGCGACGGGCATCGTCGTGAGCGGCGCCGTGCAGCAGGACGTTAAAACAGTGCCGCTGGAGGTCCTGGCATGA
- the lysW gene encoding lysine biosynthesis protein LysW translates to MATVNFENPDTGAVITLNNPELGELVLDDETGAEYEVVSVDPPRLAPAPQEAEDWGE, encoded by the coding sequence ATGGCCACAGTGAACTTTGAAAATCCCGATACCGGCGCCGTCATCACCCTCAACAACCCCGAACTGGGCGAGCTGGTCCTCGACGACGAAACCGGCGCGGAGTACGAGGTCGTGAGCGTCGATCCCCCGCGCCTTGCGCCCGCCCCGCAGGAAGCCGAGGACTGGGGCGAGTAG
- the lysX gene encoding lysine biosynthesis protein LysX, whose translation MADFAIIYDRVRPDEKMLFDALDARGIEYDKVYAPQLKLTFGQKVPWKVALERCVSQSRGHAITSALEGFGVRVVNPSHVIELCGDKLATNARLALHGVPTPRTGVAFTPESALELIEEFGYPVVMKPTVGSWGRLLSKINDRDAAEAVLEHKEVLGGYQHQIFYVQELIRKPERDIRAFVIAGECIGAIYRTSEHWVTNTARGAKASNCEVTPEIAELAVRAARAVEGLVVAIDLLEDPERGLLVNEINHTMEFKNSVSTTGVDIPGRIVEYTQSWLISG comes from the coding sequence ATGGCTGATTTTGCAATCATTTACGACCGCGTCCGGCCGGACGAGAAGATGCTCTTCGACGCGCTCGACGCACGCGGCATCGAATACGACAAGGTCTACGCCCCCCAGCTGAAACTCACCTTCGGTCAGAAGGTCCCCTGGAAGGTGGCGCTGGAACGCTGCGTGTCGCAGTCGCGCGGCCACGCCATCACCAGCGCCCTGGAGGGCTTTGGCGTACGGGTCGTGAATCCCTCGCACGTCATCGAACTGTGCGGCGACAAGCTTGCCACCAATGCCCGGCTGGCGCTGCACGGTGTACCCACGCCCCGCACCGGCGTGGCCTTTACGCCCGAAAGCGCGCTGGAGCTTATCGAGGAATTCGGGTATCCGGTCGTCATGAAGCCCACCGTGGGCAGCTGGGGGCGCCTGCTGAGCAAGATCAACGACCGCGACGCGGCCGAGGCGGTGCTGGAGCACAAGGAAGTGCTGGGCGGTTACCAGCACCAGATCTTCTACGTGCAAGAACTGATCCGCAAGCCCGAACGCGACATTCGCGCCTTCGTGATCGCCGGGGAGTGTATCGGCGCGATCTACCGCACCTCAGAGCACTGGGTCACCAACACCGCGCGCGGCGCCAAGGCCAGCAACTGCGAAGTCACCCCTGAAATCGCCGAACTGGCCGTGAGGGCCGCGCGCGCGGTGGAAGGCCTGGTCGTCGCCATCGATCTGCTCGAGGACCCCGAGCGCGGGCTGCTGGTCAACGAGATCAACCACACCATGGAATTCAAGAACAGCGTCAGCACGACGGGCGTCGACATTCCCGGACGGATCGTCGAGTACACGCAGTCCTGGCTGATCAGCGGCTGA
- a CDS encoding aldose 1-epimerase, translating to MTQQTVHTLSNDVLRLEVAPGIGAGIVNLQVRVDADWQPLLRFTSPETLAKGTSSGLASFTLAPFSNRIPGASFAFEGRTVTLRPTTPEGNAQHGDVRNRPHASVQVTDTRAEYFFDSREVEDFNYPFALTLRTVFELSGDTVTQTLEITNVSGERAPFGFGLHPYFERHVAGAPDVEMSFSAAGYYPVGESLIPQGGMQPVPSELEFGEPRPIGAQQFNTLYGGVTGSAVLRYASTPYTVMIDSDPVFSHLVLFTPPDGSLAVEPVSHATDAFNLHERGVPGVGFTALESGETLRGSVRFQVSF from the coding sequence ATGACCCAGCAGACCGTTCATACCCTGAGCAACGACGTCCTCCGCCTGGAGGTGGCACCCGGCATCGGTGCGGGCATCGTGAATCTGCAGGTGCGCGTTGATGCGGACTGGCAGCCCCTCCTGCGCTTCACGTCTCCCGAAACCCTGGCCAAGGGCACTTCGTCCGGCCTGGCGAGCTTCACGCTGGCGCCCTTCAGCAACCGCATTCCCGGCGCCTCCTTTGCCTTCGAGGGCCGCACGGTGACGCTGCGGCCCACCACGCCCGAAGGCAACGCCCAGCACGGAGATGTGCGGAACCGCCCGCACGCGAGCGTGCAGGTCACGGACACCCGCGCCGAATACTTCTTTGATTCCCGCGAGGTGGAGGACTTCAACTACCCGTTCGCGCTGACGCTGCGCACGGTATTCGAACTGTCAGGTGACACGGTAACCCAGACGCTGGAAATCACCAACGTGAGCGGCGAACGCGCGCCGTTCGGCTTTGGCCTGCACCCTTATTTCGAGCGGCATGTCGCGGGCGCGCCGGATGTGGAGATGTCCTTTTCCGCCGCAGGATATTACCCGGTGGGAGAGTCGCTGATTCCGCAAGGCGGCATGCAGCCGGTGCCGTCGGAACTGGAGTTTGGGGAGCCGCGGCCCATCGGCGCGCAGCAGTTCAATACGCTCTACGGCGGCGTGACCGGCAGCGCGGTGTTGCGCTACGCCAGTACGCCCTACACGGTCATGATCGACAGCGACCCGGTGTTTTCGCATCTGGTGCTGTTTACGCCCCCGGACGGCAGCCTGGCAGTGGAACCCGTCAGCCACGCGACCGACGCCTTTAACCTGCACGAGCGTGGCGTGCCGGGCGTGGGCTTCACGGCGCTGGAAAGCGGTGAGACCCTGCGCGGTAGCGTGCGTTTTCAGGTCTCGTTCTAG
- a CDS encoding aldo/keto reductase, with protein sequence MYHRRLGRTNLNVSEIGYGAWGIGQAMWIGADDQESLRALQRFIDLGGNFIDTALGYGDGHSERLVGQVVRDNPGTLVATKVPPKNGQWPAPKGIPASDAFPAEHVIACTDQSLQNLGLPSIDVQQFHVWDDSWTDQGDWQDAITQLKRDGKIRHFGISINDHQPDNAIRLIESGAIDTVQVIYNVFDQSPQDRLLDACQVHDIGVIVRVALDEGSLSGRITADTTFPEGDWRHRYFGGNRKQELQEHLRAIEQDLGISTEQLPETALRFVLSHPAVSTVIVGMRSLANVERNAALADGQGLSREQVERLYKHRWDRNWYNPA encoded by the coding sequence ATGTACCACCGTAGACTTGGCCGCACGAACTTAAACGTTTCAGAGATCGGCTATGGAGCCTGGGGCATCGGTCAGGCCATGTGGATCGGCGCCGATGACCAGGAAAGCCTGCGCGCGCTGCAGCGCTTTATCGACCTCGGGGGGAACTTCATCGACACGGCCCTCGGGTACGGTGACGGACACAGCGAACGCCTAGTCGGGCAGGTTGTCCGTGACAACCCCGGAACGCTGGTCGCCACCAAGGTTCCCCCCAAGAACGGCCAATGGCCCGCGCCCAAAGGCATCCCTGCGAGCGACGCCTTTCCGGCTGAGCACGTCATCGCCTGCACGGACCAGAGCCTGCAGAACCTGGGCCTGCCCAGCATCGACGTGCAGCAGTTTCATGTCTGGGACGACAGCTGGACCGACCAGGGCGACTGGCAGGACGCCATTACCCAGCTCAAGCGCGACGGCAAGATCAGGCACTTCGGAATCAGCATCAACGACCACCAGCCCGACAACGCCATCCGCCTGATCGAGTCGGGCGCGATCGACACGGTACAGGTCATCTACAACGTCTTTGACCAGAGCCCCCAGGACCGCCTGCTCGACGCCTGCCAGGTCCATGACATCGGCGTGATCGTGCGTGTCGCGCTTGACGAGGGCAGCCTGTCAGGTCGCATTACGGCCGACACGACCTTTCCGGAGGGCGACTGGCGCCACCGCTACTTTGGCGGAAACCGCAAACAGGAGTTGCAAGAGCATCTGCGCGCCATCGAGCAGGATCTGGGGATCAGCACCGAGCAGCTCCCGGAAACGGCCCTGCGCTTCGTGCTCTCCCACCCGGCGGTGAGCACCGTCATCGTCGGGATGCGCAGCCTCGCCAACGTCGAGCGCAACGCGGCCCTGGCCGACGGCCAGGGCTTGTCCCGCGAGCAGGTCGAGCGACTCTACAAGCACCGCTGGGACCGCAACTGGTACAACCCCGCCTGA